In Bradyrhizobium sp. CCBAU 051011, the following are encoded in one genomic region:
- a CDS encoding tripartite tricarboxylate transporter substrate binding protein, with translation MLAVPSLLMTPGLAQDYPSRPVKVIVPFGAGGPADVTARQIGSILQESLGQPFVVENRTGAGGVIGTQEAVKSPADGYTLLMMSNTQTANESLVPQRKYELMRDLAPIAPVNYSDLVIVVHPSVQAKTLQEFIALAKSQPGKLNYASSGQGTPYHMAGELFKAMAGIDLVHVPYRNSGEARSGVIGGQVQMMIDAVPAMAPNVAENQVRALATTGKTRSTVLSNAPTAIEAGIPGYEATIWLGLMAPAGTPKPIIDKLNAAVNDIVKRPDIVKLWSQQGVVPISMTSDEFDKFLRRDIVKWAEVVKKFDKPPQ, from the coding sequence ATGCTGGCGGTGCCATCTCTGCTGATGACGCCCGGCCTGGCGCAGGACTATCCGTCGCGTCCCGTGAAGGTGATTGTTCCCTTCGGCGCCGGGGGACCCGCCGACGTCACCGCCCGGCAGATCGGCAGCATCCTGCAGGAAAGCCTTGGCCAGCCCTTCGTGGTCGAAAACCGCACCGGCGCCGGCGGGGTGATCGGCACGCAGGAAGCGGTCAAGTCGCCGGCGGACGGCTATACGCTGCTGATGATGTCGAACACCCAGACCGCGAATGAATCGCTGGTGCCGCAACGCAAATACGAACTGATGCGCGATCTCGCGCCGATCGCGCCGGTGAACTATTCCGACCTCGTCATCGTGGTTCATCCGTCCGTGCAGGCGAAGACGCTGCAGGAATTCATTGCGCTCGCCAAATCGCAACCTGGCAAACTGAACTACGCCTCGTCAGGCCAAGGCACGCCGTATCATATGGCGGGCGAGCTGTTCAAAGCCATGGCCGGCATCGACCTGGTGCACGTACCTTACCGCAACAGCGGCGAAGCGCGCAGCGGTGTGATCGGCGGCCAGGTTCAGATGATGATCGACGCCGTTCCGGCGATGGCGCCCAACGTGGCGGAAAACCAGGTGCGCGCACTGGCTACAACGGGCAAGACACGTTCAACCGTTCTGTCCAATGCGCCGACGGCGATCGAGGCCGGCATTCCCGGCTATGAGGCCACCATCTGGCTCGGCTTGATGGCGCCTGCGGGTACGCCCAAGCCGATTATCGACAAGCTCAACGCGGCCGTGAACGACATTGTGAAGCGACCTGACATCGTAAAACTGTGGTCCCAGCAAGGTGTCGTCCCTATCTCAATGACGTCAGACGAATTCGACAAATTCCTCCGCCGCGATATCGTGAAATGGGCGGAGGTTGTCAAAAAGTTCGACAAGCCGCCGCAATAA
- a CDS encoding (2Fe-2S)-binding protein has translation MPSVRFRLNGVETMVDADPDRPLLDILRGQLGVTGPHFGCGAGECGACNVIIGDRAVSACDTPLWSVADKDVTTIEGLGTSERPHPLQRAFIAEQALQCGYCVSGILMSAAALLKRNPSPTNREVKEALDGNLCRCGSHQRMVRAVLRAAEEMAAG, from the coding sequence ATGCCGAGCGTTCGATTCCGCCTCAACGGCGTCGAGACTATGGTCGACGCCGATCCCGACCGGCCCTTGCTGGATATTCTGCGCGGGCAGCTCGGAGTGACCGGACCGCATTTCGGCTGCGGCGCCGGTGAATGCGGCGCTTGCAATGTCATTATCGGAGATCGCGCGGTGTCGGCCTGCGACACGCCGCTGTGGTCGGTCGCGGACAAGGATGTCACGACCATCGAAGGGCTGGGTACGAGCGAGCGGCCGCACCCGCTGCAGCGCGCCTTCATCGCCGAGCAGGCACTGCAATGCGGCTATTGCGTCTCCGGCATCCTGATGAGCGCAGCGGCGCTGTTGAAGCGAAATCCGTCGCCGACAAACCGGGAGGTGAAGGAAGCGCTCGACGGCAATCTCTGCCGTTGTGGTTCGCATCAGCGCATGGTGCGGGCGGTATTGCGCGCAGCGGAAGAAATGGCGGCAGGATGA
- a CDS encoding molybdopterin cofactor-binding domain-containing protein — protein sequence MNQQVDAPSQPALPASLAANPKLSSWLKFSSAGRVTVSPGKVEIGQGIVTALAQIAADELDVDLSRVQMIRASTAASPNEGVTSGSLSIQQSGRALRYACAEVRRIFLQHAAERLGVDIDALEIEDGTISGPGNVRTSYWELADEVSLDHNATSGVTPKIATRRALAGNSIHRIDIPDKVFARPRFIHDQALARMLHGRVLRPENARAKLSELREDGARAVDGLVAIVRDGSFAGVVSETERGAELAVRALRKGAVWSDGEPLPDENDLASFLKAQPSEATIIDQKTASSSGAAARTIRRQYTRPYIAHASIAPSCAMAQWDSDRVHVWTHSQGVYLLRADLALVLKLPVENITVEHLEGAGCYGHNAADDVALDAVLLARAAGGRPVRMQWSRQGEMSDAPFGAAMAIEIEADLDAQGEIVDWRHSIWSNGHAARPGRAAQPALLAGFELAEPFPRMISTNPPQANGGGGDRNSIPLYDFPSWRIESHRLTTMPIRTSALRTLGGQGNVFAIESILDEIAAERGEDPVAFRLRHLRDERARDVIRAVAKRAKWKPEKQPGIGHGIGFARYKNTGAYCAAIAEIEGAEEIAVRKLTLAVDVGEAINPDGVVNQIEGGAIQATSWVLKERVRFDRQRITSTGWTEYPILRFSEVPDVEVELIQRPEIDPVGAGEAAHGPVTAAIANAVFDALGVRVRDLPITRDRIIAAMELSS from the coding sequence ATGAACCAGCAGGTCGACGCTCCGTCTCAGCCCGCATTGCCGGCAAGCCTCGCGGCCAATCCGAAACTGTCGTCGTGGCTGAAATTCTCGAGCGCCGGACGAGTAACGGTCTCGCCAGGCAAGGTGGAGATCGGGCAAGGCATCGTGACGGCGCTGGCGCAGATCGCCGCCGACGAACTCGATGTCGACCTGTCGCGCGTGCAGATGATCCGGGCGTCGACTGCCGCCAGCCCTAACGAGGGCGTCACCTCGGGCAGCCTCTCGATCCAGCAGTCGGGCCGCGCGCTGCGTTATGCCTGCGCCGAGGTTCGCCGGATATTTCTGCAGCATGCGGCAGAACGGCTCGGGGTCGATATCGATGCGCTCGAAATCGAGGACGGCACCATTTCGGGCCCTGGCAATGTCAGGACCAGTTATTGGGAACTTGCCGATGAGGTCTCGCTCGATCACAACGCCACATCAGGCGTGACGCCAAAGATCGCAACGCGCCGTGCGCTGGCCGGAAACTCGATCCACCGGATCGACATACCAGACAAGGTATTTGCCCGGCCGCGGTTCATCCACGATCAGGCGTTGGCGAGGATGCTGCATGGCCGCGTGCTGCGGCCTGAGAACGCGCGCGCGAAGCTTTCGGAATTGAGAGAGGATGGTGCCCGTGCGGTGGACGGTCTCGTCGCCATCGTGCGCGATGGCAGTTTCGCGGGCGTCGTCAGCGAAACCGAGCGTGGCGCGGAACTGGCCGTTCGAGCCTTGCGCAAGGGCGCCGTCTGGTCCGACGGCGAGCCCCTTCCCGACGAAAACGATCTGGCTTCATTCCTGAAAGCGCAGCCATCGGAAGCGACGATCATCGACCAGAAAACGGCTTCATCATCAGGCGCGGCGGCGCGAACCATTCGGCGGCAATATACCCGCCCCTACATTGCCCATGCGTCGATCGCACCGTCCTGTGCGATGGCGCAGTGGGACAGCGACCGCGTTCATGTCTGGACTCACAGCCAGGGCGTCTATCTCCTGCGCGCCGATCTGGCGCTGGTTCTCAAACTGCCGGTCGAGAACATCACCGTCGAGCATCTGGAAGGCGCCGGCTGTTACGGTCACAACGCCGCCGACGATGTCGCGCTAGACGCCGTACTGCTAGCCCGGGCCGCCGGCGGCCGTCCGGTGCGGATGCAGTGGTCGCGACAAGGCGAGATGTCGGACGCACCCTTTGGCGCGGCGATGGCAATCGAGATTGAAGCGGACCTCGATGCGCAGGGAGAAATCGTCGACTGGCGACACTCGATCTGGAGCAACGGTCACGCGGCGCGGCCGGGGCGCGCGGCACAGCCCGCCTTGCTGGCGGGATTCGAGCTGGCAGAGCCGTTTCCGCGCATGATCTCCACCAATCCGCCGCAGGCGAATGGCGGCGGCGGCGATCGCAACTCGATCCCGCTTTATGATTTTCCGTCATGGCGCATAGAAAGCCATCGCCTGACGACGATGCCCATTCGCACTTCGGCGCTGCGGACGCTGGGTGGACAGGGCAATGTGTTTGCGATCGAATCGATCCTCGATGAAATCGCCGCCGAGCGTGGCGAAGATCCGGTCGCGTTCCGGCTGCGCCACTTGCGGGATGAGCGGGCCAGGGATGTCATCCGGGCTGTGGCCAAGCGCGCGAAGTGGAAGCCGGAGAAGCAGCCCGGCATCGGTCACGGCATCGGCTTTGCCCGCTACAAGAACACTGGCGCCTATTGTGCTGCGATCGCCGAGATCGAGGGCGCCGAGGAGATTGCCGTCAGGAAATTGACGCTGGCCGTCGACGTCGGCGAGGCCATCAATCCGGATGGCGTCGTCAACCAGATCGAAGGTGGCGCCATTCAAGCCACGAGCTGGGTACTGAAGGAACGCGTCCGCTTCGACCGGCAACGCATCACCAGCACGGGTTGGACGGAATATCCGATCCTGCGCTTCAGCGAGGTGCCCGATGTCGAGGTCGAATTGATCCAGCGCCCGGAAATCGACCCGGTCGGCGCCGGCGAGGCGGCGCACGGCCCCGTCACAGCCGCCATCGCCAATGCGGTGTTCGACGCGCTCGGCGTGCGGGTGCGCGATTTGCCGATCACGCGCGACAGGATCATCGCTGCGATGGAATTGAGCTCATGA
- a CDS encoding substrate-binding domain-containing protein — protein sequence MNSLNILSGGAAQGLVGSLTPAFKARTAFDIAGEFGAVGLMAEKLRKGTPADIVILTAALLAKLAQEKLIAAPSIANVGLVETALAVRTGDPQAAVRDAADLREVLRATDAIFVPDTKTSTAGIHVASVFQQLGIADEVAARLRVFPNGATAMRELAASDARRPIGCTQSTEIISTKGVTLSGSLPPGCELATMYTAGITTTAAYPKQAQELIGLLTGADQLEQRKRAGFIS from the coding sequence ATGAACAGCCTGAACATTCTGAGCGGCGGCGCAGCGCAGGGCCTCGTCGGCAGCCTGACACCCGCCTTCAAGGCCCGAACCGCCTTCGACATCGCAGGCGAGTTTGGCGCTGTCGGCCTCATGGCGGAAAAATTGCGCAAGGGGACGCCGGCTGACATCGTCATATTGACCGCGGCGCTCCTCGCCAAGCTGGCGCAAGAGAAGCTGATCGCAGCGCCTTCGATCGCCAATGTCGGGCTGGTTGAAACCGCCCTCGCCGTCCGTACCGGCGATCCCCAGGCCGCCGTCAGGGATGCCGCGGATTTGCGCGAGGTCCTGCGGGCCACGGACGCGATCTTCGTACCGGATACCAAGACCTCGACGGCCGGAATTCACGTCGCAAGTGTCTTTCAGCAGCTCGGCATCGCCGATGAGGTTGCCGCCCGCCTCCGGGTTTTCCCGAACGGCGCGACCGCGATGCGTGAACTGGCGGCCTCGGATGCGCGGCGTCCGATCGGCTGCACGCAATCAACCGAGATCATCAGCACCAAGGGTGTAACCCTGTCCGGCTCACTGCCGCCGGGCTGCGAGCTCGCAACCATGTACACAGCGGGCATCACGACCACCGCAGCCTACCCCAAACAGGCTCAGGAGCTGATCGGCTTGTTAACCGGCGCTGACCAACTTGAACAGCGAAAGCGCGCTGGCTTCATCAGCTAG
- a CDS encoding AAA family ATPase has product MQSLDVGAWLEELGLGQYRALFSDQAIDSDVLPDLTGDDLVHLGVPLGHRKKILKAIDELLGRETTEQHARSKLVRTWPDAERRQLTVLICDMVESTDLASKLDPEELRKVMGVYLDACVNAVTSLGGFIARYTGDGIVAYFGYPAALENAAERAVRAGLELGQVVPNLAPLPDVTLHVRTGIATGLVVVGDLLGEGAAREEAVVGETPALAARLQGLAPPDGVAIAGSTRRLVEGMFELEFLGMCDLKGLPGLRPVWRVLHEAAAESRFDATHPADLTEVVGREDELSLLLGRWRTACEGERQLVLLTGEAGIGKSRLCMALASRIATESHFIIRLQCSPFHTVSALHPIFTYFERVAGLTLGMEPEEKLNRLIAEMQKSGNVAPETIALFADLLSIPIGDRLPRHEGAPEKLKSLTLDALDDWVVNLSRLKPVLWILEDAHWIDPTTVEAISHGLGRTNSARILAVITHRPEFHPPWTGRSQVASFSLNRLSRRQSYELVRRVARKDLADALVEQIVSKADGMPLFIEELTKVVIDSGPYEASTGSYDDKRGSGESMIPVTLQDSLLARLDRLTESKSVAQIGAVIGREFSFELLAAVVPSKPKELEAALTLLEAADLISARGNPPEVIYTFKHGLVQEAAYSTLLISRRQKLHKRIADTLQSNSAQIAEAQPELLAHHFTEAGLISQAIDWWARAASRSAGRYNNIEAVSQFHRALGLLTHLADGSSTQRREFELRIAMIEPLYATSGYSGTEVEQNYGRLLELGQDLGETRQLLRILWGRAGGALVRCDFPRALEYVGSFLELARRAEDGTSAAQGVRIRAMIALASGELVTARERFLEVIEEFEREGTATTLGNYLTIPRPTTLAQYSIAAQQLGRLDEAEELCVRSLHEARERGHHLTSCYVIYHCAMKSMVEQDPVAVFSLAEELVEIMNRHHVFYWECFTEALLGWASASTGALDTGLARLQRSREIRDRVQTRIWLPYFLISEADILMQNQRNDEAIALLDRAAAEADATGQRYSEAEEFRVRACARLSQGASLAEVEALFRRGLETAQRQNARLFELRTATSLAQVWRDAGRIDSARTLLSARYGGFTNGHGTTDLQKARSVLESIS; this is encoded by the coding sequence ATGCAAAGTCTGGACGTCGGTGCGTGGCTTGAAGAGCTTGGGCTTGGCCAATACCGGGCCCTTTTTTCCGATCAGGCGATCGACAGCGATGTTCTGCCTGACCTGACAGGCGACGATCTGGTGCATCTTGGTGTACCGCTCGGGCACCGCAAAAAGATTCTTAAGGCTATCGACGAGCTTCTCGGGCGGGAAACGACCGAACAGCACGCGCGCAGCAAACTTGTGCGGACGTGGCCTGACGCTGAGAGACGACAGTTAACCGTGCTGATCTGCGACATGGTCGAGTCGACGGACCTTGCCTCCAAGCTGGACCCTGAAGAGCTTCGCAAGGTGATGGGCGTCTACCTCGATGCGTGCGTGAATGCTGTGACCTCCCTTGGCGGTTTCATTGCCAGATACACCGGAGACGGAATCGTCGCCTATTTTGGCTATCCGGCCGCCTTGGAAAATGCCGCGGAACGGGCTGTCCGCGCGGGCTTGGAACTCGGGCAGGTTGTACCAAATCTGGCCCCGTTACCAGATGTAACGTTGCATGTGCGAACGGGTATCGCGACAGGTCTTGTTGTCGTTGGTGACCTTCTGGGTGAGGGCGCAGCCAGGGAAGAAGCGGTTGTCGGCGAAACCCCAGCGCTCGCCGCACGGCTGCAGGGTCTTGCTCCCCCCGACGGCGTAGCTATTGCCGGCAGCACACGCCGGTTGGTCGAGGGCATGTTCGAGCTTGAATTTCTCGGCATGTGCGACTTGAAGGGTCTGCCCGGCCTAAGACCTGTATGGCGCGTGCTGCATGAGGCAGCGGCCGAAAGCCGCTTCGATGCTACACACCCCGCCGATCTGACAGAAGTGGTTGGCCGGGAGGATGAGCTGTCGCTGTTGCTTGGGCGATGGCGGACCGCGTGCGAAGGCGAGCGTCAGCTGGTCCTGCTGACGGGCGAAGCAGGAATCGGAAAGTCGCGATTGTGCATGGCCCTTGCGAGCCGGATTGCAACAGAGAGCCATTTCATTATCCGCCTGCAGTGCTCGCCGTTCCATACCGTTAGTGCGCTGCATCCGATCTTCACCTATTTTGAACGCGTGGCCGGACTGACGCTCGGCATGGAGCCTGAGGAGAAACTGAATCGATTGATTGCTGAGATGCAGAAGTCCGGAAATGTGGCGCCCGAGACGATAGCGCTTTTTGCAGACCTGCTGTCGATACCCATTGGCGATCGTTTGCCCCGACACGAGGGAGCACCCGAGAAGTTGAAGAGCCTGACACTTGATGCTCTGGACGATTGGGTCGTGAACCTGTCGCGGTTGAAGCCAGTATTATGGATACTGGAAGATGCGCACTGGATTGATCCGACAACGGTCGAGGCAATCAGCCACGGCTTGGGCCGGACAAACAGCGCTCGCATCCTGGCCGTAATAACGCACCGGCCGGAATTTCACCCCCCGTGGACCGGCCGTAGCCAGGTTGCTTCGTTCAGCCTCAATCGGCTGAGCCGACGGCAGTCGTACGAGTTGGTCCGACGGGTGGCGAGGAAGGATTTAGCCGATGCACTTGTTGAGCAAATCGTCTCCAAGGCGGACGGGATGCCTTTATTCATCGAGGAATTGACGAAGGTCGTAATCGACTCCGGCCCGTATGAGGCGAGTACCGGTTCCTATGACGACAAGCGGGGATCTGGTGAGTCGATGATACCGGTAACGCTGCAGGATTCATTGCTTGCCCGTCTTGACCGGCTGACAGAGAGCAAATCCGTGGCGCAGATTGGTGCGGTAATCGGGCGGGAGTTTTCATTCGAACTGTTGGCCGCGGTGGTGCCATCAAAGCCCAAGGAACTTGAAGCTGCTTTGACACTGCTTGAGGCGGCGGACCTGATCAGCGCGCGAGGAAATCCACCGGAGGTGATCTACACATTCAAGCATGGCCTCGTACAGGAGGCTGCCTACTCGACGTTGCTCATCAGTCGGCGCCAGAAGCTGCACAAACGCATCGCCGACACGTTGCAGAGCAACTCTGCCCAGATAGCGGAGGCGCAACCGGAATTGTTGGCGCACCATTTCACCGAAGCGGGCCTCATCTCGCAAGCGATTGATTGGTGGGCCCGCGCCGCTTCGCGGTCGGCAGGCCGATACAACAACATTGAAGCGGTCAGCCAGTTTCACCGTGCTTTGGGCCTACTCACGCACCTTGCGGATGGTTCATCGACCCAACGCCGGGAGTTCGAACTAAGGATCGCCATGATCGAACCGCTCTATGCGACGAGTGGTTATTCCGGGACGGAGGTCGAACAGAACTACGGCCGGTTGCTCGAACTTGGTCAGGATCTCGGAGAAACGCGGCAATTGCTGCGGATCTTGTGGGGCCGGGCCGGCGGCGCCCTCGTACGGTGCGACTTTCCACGCGCTCTCGAGTACGTGGGGAGTTTTCTCGAACTGGCGCGCCGGGCCGAGGACGGGACATCGGCGGCACAAGGGGTTCGGATCAGGGCAATGATTGCGCTGGCGAGCGGCGAACTGGTGACGGCGCGCGAGCGGTTCCTGGAAGTGATAGAGGAGTTTGAGCGCGAAGGCACGGCGACGACGCTCGGTAACTATCTGACGATTCCGCGTCCAACGACCCTGGCACAGTATTCGATCGCCGCACAACAACTCGGTCGTCTTGACGAGGCAGAGGAACTGTGCGTGCGCAGTTTGCATGAGGCTCGTGAACGTGGACACCACCTGACGAGCTGCTATGTAATCTATCATTGCGCAATGAAATCAATGGTTGAGCAGGATCCTGTGGCGGTCTTTTCGCTCGCTGAAGAGCTTGTCGAGATCATGAACCGGCATCATGTTTTCTACTGGGAATGTTTTACGGAGGCGCTTCTAGGTTGGGCTTCGGCCTCAACGGGCGCGTTGGATACCGGCTTGGCGCGACTGCAGCGCAGCAGGGAAATCCGAGATCGGGTGCAAACCAGGATCTGGCTTCCCTATTTCCTGATCAGCGAAGCCGATATCCTGATGCAGAACCAGAGAAACGATGAGGCTATCGCCTTGCTGGATCGAGCGGCGGCGGAGGCCGATGCAACTGGGCAGCGTTACAGCGAGGCGGAGGAATTTCGCGTACGAGCCTGCGCCAGACTCTCTCAGGGCGCATCGCTTGCTGAGGTAGAGGCTTTGTTCCGTCGCGGATTGGAAACGGCACAAAGGCAGAATGCGAGACTTTTCGAATTGCGGACCGCGACAAGTCTGGCGCAGGTCTGGCGGGATGCCGGACGAATTGACAGCGCGCGCACGCTGCTCTCGGCGAGGTATGGTGGGTTCACGAATGGCCACGGCACTACGGATCTGCAAAAGGCTCGCTCGGTGTTGGAGAGTATAAGCTAG
- a CDS encoding polyprenyl synthetase family protein, with the protein MADLRERIARWIDGCSEELREALEWQFLTGSKYFRPLTIFSCYRAVREGPIPEQIMQSALVIELFHNVSLIIDDIVDRSPTRRGRATMHTKFGELSALMTSGYIVAEGYLQLKDDLTGIALFSELLKRLGVAECLQWRLRRQPLGVEDWRKIAGEDTGSMFEVCACLGDRSGRLRTFGGLLGLLYHGCDDVGDVKGLAALGGGGEEDLRDGILTLPAALAIRDPAAVKLFCDPEGGNLAELGRHFVAKLPEAEAYLDQIAEEGRTEARSFAVDPAPLIALIEQTRQLSRY; encoded by the coding sequence ATGGCCGACTTGCGCGAGCGCATTGCGCGCTGGATTGACGGTTGCAGCGAGGAGTTGCGCGAAGCGCTTGAATGGCAGTTCCTGACTGGATCAAAATACTTTCGTCCCCTGACGATCTTTTCCTGTTATCGGGCAGTGCGCGAAGGGCCGATCCCCGAACAGATCATGCAATCGGCTCTGGTGATCGAGCTGTTTCACAATGTTTCTTTGATCATTGACGACATCGTTGATCGTTCCCCGACGCGGCGCGGTCGGGCCACCATGCACACCAAGTTCGGCGAACTATCGGCTTTGATGACTTCGGGCTACATCGTGGCGGAGGGCTATCTGCAACTGAAGGATGACCTAACAGGCATTGCATTGTTTTCGGAACTGTTGAAACGATTAGGCGTGGCTGAATGCCTGCAGTGGCGGCTTCGTCGTCAACCGCTGGGAGTTGAGGACTGGCGCAAGATCGCCGGAGAGGACACCGGCTCGATGTTCGAGGTGTGTGCCTGCCTGGGCGATCGGTCGGGCAGGCTGCGAACTTTTGGTGGCCTGCTGGGGCTGCTCTATCACGGTTGCGACGATGTTGGCGACGTGAAGGGGCTGGCCGCACTCGGAGGCGGTGGGGAGGAGGACTTGCGCGATGGCATCCTTACGCTACCTGCGGCGCTGGCAATTCGCGATCCCGCGGCGGTAAAGCTATTTTGCGACCCGGAAGGCGGCAATCTGGCAGAGCTGGGCAGGCACTTCGTCGCCAAGCTGCCCGAAGCAGAAGCTTATCTCGACCAGATCGCCGAGGAGGGGCGAACCGAGGCACGATCGTTCGCTGTTGATCCCGCCCCCTTGATCGCGCTGATCGAGCAAACCCGGCAATTGAGCCGCTACTAG
- a CDS encoding FAD-dependent oxidoreductase → MPKVIVVGSGLAGMSAATRLMEQGFDITLYEQNNFLGGKLGAHRDSHTPDPHEHCYHMYLNWYNNFWQFMREVDAVDKFIPSPVIGCRFPGDKQTRPYLTNPGSPATVLTNMLNGIASPADQFLSAYSLLDLIGTQSMSGTVLEQTSVSGFFRSRGYSTEGSIAASARTLAEAFASPSYLSSARSYQSLIKYGYPDPTPSLWLLTQNTNDAIFEPWRRHLEARAKTLKRRFEIYFQTRVETLHLRDGQVRELTLGQMPEEPTTHRNDRPRASKKWKIDVPGDLVLAVPPGPLGCLVSPDVAACAPKLETVRELRSEPMISLDAYFKRKIPGLTSSITLLLGSKYNLSLLDISQVWSDWPAGGGTALNVISSNADLIADYPEKVIKDIMLKELQRFLDFKLADVDYARCHVQTNVGEELFVNQVGSWNSRPKATCEISNLFLAGDFCQTFIDVVTVEGAVVSGLLAAEALRRKHKTGAPIDIIRPDSYPALLPAALAMALRPAAWAAKTVSVTDSMMRANFSRIFPNG, encoded by the coding sequence ATGCCAAAAGTAATTGTAGTCGGTTCCGGTTTAGCCGGTATGTCCGCAGCCACCCGACTGATGGAGCAGGGTTTCGACATAACATTATATGAGCAGAACAATTTTCTCGGCGGCAAGCTTGGCGCCCATAGGGACAGCCACACACCCGATCCGCACGAACATTGCTACCACATGTACCTGAACTGGTACAATAATTTCTGGCAATTCATGAGGGAGGTCGACGCCGTCGACAAATTCATACCAAGCCCTGTCATCGGCTGCCGCTTTCCGGGAGACAAACAGACGCGGCCATATCTCACCAATCCCGGATCGCCCGCGACCGTTTTGACCAACATGCTGAACGGCATCGCGTCGCCTGCGGACCAATTCCTCTCGGCGTATTCGTTGCTCGACCTCATCGGCACGCAATCGATGTCTGGGACTGTGCTGGAGCAAACTTCCGTTAGCGGTTTTTTCCGATCCAGGGGCTACAGCACTGAAGGTTCGATAGCAGCCTCAGCCCGCACCTTGGCGGAAGCGTTCGCCTCGCCAAGCTACCTTTCTTCCGCGCGAAGCTATCAGAGCTTGATAAAGTACGGGTATCCTGACCCGACTCCATCCTTGTGGCTGCTCACGCAGAATACCAACGACGCCATCTTCGAGCCGTGGAGACGTCACCTGGAAGCGCGTGCAAAGACTCTTAAGCGCCGCTTCGAGATTTATTTCCAAACGCGGGTGGAAACCCTTCACCTGAGGGATGGCCAGGTGCGCGAATTGACACTCGGCCAGATGCCGGAGGAGCCGACCACCCACCGCAACGACAGGCCGAGGGCAAGCAAAAAGTGGAAGATCGACGTTCCCGGAGATCTGGTGCTCGCCGTACCGCCGGGCCCGCTCGGATGCCTCGTCAGCCCCGATGTCGCGGCTTGCGCACCAAAGCTTGAAACGGTTCGCGAGCTGCGATCGGAGCCGATGATCTCCCTTGATGCGTATTTCAAGCGCAAGATCCCAGGCTTGACCAGCAGCATCACGCTGCTTCTAGGCTCGAAATACAATCTCAGTCTGCTCGACATTTCGCAGGTCTGGAGCGACTGGCCAGCGGGAGGAGGCACGGCGCTTAACGTCATCTCCTCAAATGCTGACTTGATCGCTGATTATCCGGAAAAAGTCATCAAGGACATAATGCTCAAGGAGTTGCAACGCTTCCTCGACTTCAAGCTTGCTGATGTGGACTACGCCCGCTGCCATGTTCAAACCAATGTTGGCGAAGAGCTTTTCGTCAACCAGGTTGGCAGCTGGAATTCCCGCCCAAAGGCGACTTGTGAGATTTCGAACCTCTTTCTGGCCGGCGATTTCTGCCAGACCTTCATCGATGTCGTCACGGTCGAGGGAGCCGTGGTCAGCGGCCTGTTGGCGGCGGAGGCATTGCGCCGCAAGCACAAGACTGGCGCTCCGATCGATATCATCCGGCCAGATTCCTATCCGGCACTTCTTCCAGCGGCGCTCGCGATGGCTCTACGCCCTGCGGCCTGGGCCGCAAAGACGGTCTCGGTAACCGACTCCATGATGCGCGCAAATTTCTCCCGGATTTTTCCCAACGGATGA